Within the Novosphingobium pentaromativorans US6-1 genome, the region CCGGGCGACAGGCCTTCGAGGAGGCCGGGATCACCCACGCCGACGTCGACCACCTGATGCTCTACGATGCCTTCGCGCATGTGCCTTTCTACATGCTGGAAGATCTTGGTTTCGCGGGTCGGGGAGAAGCGAAGTACTTCTACCGCGAACGGCGCTGCGCGCCTGGCGGCGAGCTGCCGATCAACACCAGCGGCGGCGGACTTTCGTACATGCATTCGGGGATGTACGGCATGTACGCGATGCAAGAGAGCATCCGGCAGATGCGCGGCATTGCCCCGGCGCAGGTCGAAGGGGCGAAGATCTCGGTCTCTCACGGCGTGGGCAACATGTTCAGCGGCGCCGGAACCATCATCTTCACGAACGAGGGCTGAACCCATGACGCTTGCTTATGACGACCTGATAGAGCGCCGCAGCGAACCGCGTGCCTATTCCTACACCGACACACAGATGCTGTTGTACAACATAAGTGTCGGGATGGGGCGCGACCCGACCGACCCCAGGGAACTGGGCTACATATACGAGAAGCCAGAACTGCGCGTAGTTCCCACCGCCGCCGCGGTTTTGCTGAGCGGCGATTCCAGTCTGCTGGGCAATGCCCCGATCGATTGGGCGCGTGTGCTGCACGGCGAGCAACGTATTGCCTTCCACCGTCCCATTCCCCCCTCTGGAGACCTGGTCTCGTCCAGCCATATCTCGGAAGTGGTCGATAAGGGGCCGGACAAGGGCGCGATCATCACCGTCACCGTCGAATGTGCGCTGGCTGGCGGCGAGCCGCTGTTCACGATGGACAACGTGATCTTCGCGCGCGGCAACGGCGGCCTGGGCGGTCCGGAAAAGTCCAGACATACCCCCCACGCCCTTCCGGAGCGCGCGCCCGACATGCGTTTCGTCACCGAGACCCGGCGCGATCAGGCCGCGCTCTATCGGCTGACCGGCGACCGCAATCCGCTCCACATCGATCCGGCCTATGCCAAGAGGGCCGGATTTCCGGCACCCATCCTGCATGGCCTTGCCAGCTACGGGATCACCTGCCGCGCGCTGCTTGCCAGCGTATGCGACTATGATCCGGCCCGAATGAAGTCATTCGATTGCCGCTTCACCTCGCCGGTATTCCCCGGCGAAACGCTGGAATCGGACATCTGGGTCGACGGCGACATCGCATCATTCCGGGTCCGAGTGGCCGAGCGCGACGTTGTTGCGCTGAACAATGGCCGATGCCTGATAACCAATTGATAGCCTGGAGATTCTACAGATGACCACCCCCATCGACAAACCTGTTGCCATCGTCACCGGCGCAGGCCGCGGCCTTGGCCGCGAACACGCTCTGGCGCTTGCCCATGCCGGCTGGGCCGTTCTAGTCAACGATCTGGGCGGGGCCGGAGACGGCACCGGATCGGACCCGACCGCGGCCGAACAAGTGGTTGCCGAGATCGTGGCGATGGGCGGAAGCGCTCTCGTCGACGGGAGCGACGTTTCGAACTGGGCTGCGGCCGGCGAGATGATCGAGCGCGCGGTAAGCGCGTGGGGACGCCTCGATGGCTTGGTGAACAACGCCGGTATCCTGCGCGACAGGACCATCGCCAACATGACCGAGGAGGACTGGGACCTTTCGATCGCAGTGAACCTCAAGGGAACGGCGGCACCCCTGCATCATGCCGCAAGTTACTGGCGGCGTCGCTCGAAGGAAACGGGCGAGCCGGTCAAGGCTTCGGTGGTGAACACATCGTCAGCT harbors:
- a CDS encoding MaoC family dehydratase — its product is MTLAYDDLIERRSEPRAYSYTDTQMLLYNISVGMGRDPTDPRELGYIYEKPELRVVPTAAAVLLSGDSSLLGNAPIDWARVLHGEQRIAFHRPIPPSGDLVSSSHISEVVDKGPDKGAIITVTVECALAGGEPLFTMDNVIFARGNGGLGGPEKSRHTPHALPERAPDMRFVTETRRDQAALYRLTGDRNPLHIDPAYAKRAGFPAPILHGLASYGITCRALLASVCDYDPARMKSFDCRFTSPVFPGETLESDIWVDGDIASFRVRVAERDVVALNNGRCLITN
- a CDS encoding SDR family NAD(P)-dependent oxidoreductase → MTTPIDKPVAIVTGAGRGLGREHALALAHAGWAVLVNDLGGAGDGTGSDPTAAEQVVAEIVAMGGSALVDGSDVSNWAAAGEMIERAVSAWGRLDGLVNNAGILRDRTIANMTEEDWDLSIAVNLKGTAAPLHHAASYWRRRSKETGEPVKASVVNTSSASGLYSAFGQSNYAAAKAGVASLTLVAARELARSGVRVNAIAPVATTRLTESVMPEASRARWDPSLVSPMVVYLLSDAAGDISGRVFEVGGDGVVAVDMHRPIAGMRAADGKWTAKRLEPVVPGLVDQLAPQMDSASASQFLRGAPLEGE